The following DNA comes from Alphaproteobacteria bacterium HT1-32.
ACGATTCCACCGAACGGCTGCTGATGAAAAGCATGGGCGCAGAACGTGCTGCGGCCATGATGGAGGAAATTCGCGGCCCTGCCGGTCGTACCATGTGGGAAAAGCTGGCGAACGTGAACGAAGCCGTTCTCGCCAACTACCTGAAGAACGAATATCCGCAGACCGTGGCCGTCGTGCTCTCGAAAATTCGGGGTGATCATGCCGCCGCCGTGCTGTCACTGCTGCCGGAAACCTTCTCCATGGAAGTCATCATGCGCATGCTGCGTATGGAAGCTGTGCAGAAAGAAGTGCTCGACGGTGTCGAAAAGACATTGCGGACAGAATTCATGTCGAACCTTGCCCGCACCCAGCGCCGTGATGCCCATGAAATGATGGCGGAAATCTTCAACCATCTGGACCGCAACACGGAGAACCGTTTCGTCACCGCCCTGGAAGAGCGCAATCGCGAGAGCGCCGAGAAGATCAAGGCTCTGATGTTCACCTTCGAAGATCTCATCCGCCTCGATACTGCCGGTGTCCAGACTGTCCTGCGGTCCGTCGAAAAGGACAAGCTGGCGATGGCGCTGAAAGGCGCATCGGAATCAATCGCAGAGATGTTCTTCAACAACATGTCCGAACGTGCCGGCAAGATGCTGCGCGAAGATATGGATGCCCT
Coding sequences within:
- the fliG gene encoding flagellar motor switch protein FliG, whose amino-acid sequence is MGRTKDDYRSLAGVDKAAIFMLSLNDNQATKMFEMMDDEEIKELSQAMANLGSVSSTVVERLFVEFADQLSSTGSLVGTYDSTERLLMKSMGAERAAAMMEEIRGPAGRTMWEKLANVNEAVLANYLKNEYPQTVAVVLSKIRGDHAAAVLSLLPETFSMEVIMRMLRMEAVQKEVLDGVEKTLRTEFMSNLARTQRRDAHEMMAEIFNHLDRNTENRFVTALEERNRESAEKIKALMFTFEDLIRLDTAGVQTVLRSVEKDKLAMALKGASESIAEMFFNNMSERAGKMLREDMDALGPVRLKDVDDAQAIIVVAAKELADRGEIVISDGGAEDELIY